In Geopsychrobacter electrodiphilus DSM 16401, a single window of DNA contains:
- a CDS encoding sensor histidine kinase — protein sequence MAKVVGLRTEILTTLTLLMAAALLLGGFLMLRLTEQSLLKQRLSQLNSVTQVIGTALNENNPQALPLANLSFPTELLKRLPDEMQNSGWWLFDQDLHLLSSFRSGVERPFDLARLRQIMLSQEPFQTVEFPSLLNSFTTTSTQSKIVLPLIKGNRFYGLLEIHFSLDDIWYRLLKTRRYVLLYVLLYGTVLVVIGYYLLQRNVVKPARNLLLATEEVGRGSLETRLPVAGPLEISLLAEAYNNMVDALKGSRRETQAHIEALERTNNDLKVSREELIRSEKLASVGQLAAGLAHELGNPLAALIGYLEIMKDRIEDNSSRDILQRSLVETERIDFLVRELLNFSRPSDNMPERFDPAVEVTDCLNLLKSQGVFGPRQIEVSLGESLPFVKMGRQRFQQIFINLLLNAVQATEASGQITLTGEAGEKFVCLEIMDNGCGISAEDRSRIFDPFFTTKAPGCGTGLGLSICHRLIEEVGGMIEVYSEPGKGSRFKVLLPASDIT from the coding sequence TTGGCAAAAGTTGTTGGTTTGCGGACCGAAATCCTGACAACGCTGACCTTGCTGATGGCTGCCGCGCTGTTGCTCGGTGGTTTCCTCATGCTGAGGCTGACGGAACAAAGTCTGCTCAAGCAGCGATTAAGCCAGCTGAACTCAGTGACTCAGGTTATTGGCACCGCGCTGAATGAAAACAACCCACAGGCGTTGCCGCTTGCCAACCTCTCTTTTCCCACGGAGTTATTGAAGCGTTTGCCGGATGAAATGCAGAACAGTGGCTGGTGGTTATTCGACCAGGATCTGCATTTACTTTCTTCTTTTCGCAGCGGGGTTGAACGACCTTTCGATCTTGCCCGCTTGCGTCAGATCATGTTGTCTCAGGAACCTTTTCAGACAGTCGAATTTCCTTCTCTCCTCAACAGTTTCACGACCACGTCCACGCAGAGCAAGATCGTTCTGCCCCTTATAAAAGGAAATCGTTTTTACGGTCTTCTGGAAATCCATTTTTCCCTCGATGACATCTGGTATCGCCTGTTAAAGACGCGACGCTATGTCCTTCTGTATGTCCTTCTCTATGGAACCGTGCTGGTTGTTATCGGCTATTATCTGTTACAGCGGAATGTGGTGAAGCCGGCCCGAAATCTTTTGTTGGCGACCGAAGAGGTCGGACGTGGCAGTCTGGAAACCCGGTTGCCGGTCGCCGGTCCCTTGGAAATTTCGCTTTTGGCCGAAGCCTATAACAATATGGTTGATGCCTTAAAAGGGAGTCGCAGGGAAACCCAGGCGCATATTGAAGCCCTGGAACGCACCAATAATGATTTGAAGGTTTCACGCGAAGAGTTGATCCGGAGTGAAAAATTGGCATCTGTGGGCCAATTAGCTGCGGGGTTAGCGCATGAGCTTGGAAATCCGTTGGCCGCCTTGATCGGCTATCTGGAAATAATGAAGGACCGGATTGAAGATAACTCGAGTCGCGACATCCTGCAGCGATCACTCGTTGAAACAGAACGGATCGATTTCCTGGTGCGTGAGTTACTAAATTTTTCACGCCCGTCAGATAATATGCCTGAACGATTTGATCCTGCAGTTGAGGTGACAGACTGCCTCAACTTATTAAAAAGCCAGGGCGTTTTTGGCCCGCGCCAGATTGAAGTGTCGTTGGGAGAATCCTTGCCCTTCGTCAAGATGGGTCGTCAGAGATTTCAGCAGATTTTTATCAATCTGCTCCTGAATGCCGTGCAGGCGACAGAGGCATCCGGCCAGATTACGCTCACCGGCGAGGCTGGTGAAAAGTTTGTCTGTCTGGAAATCATGGATAATGGTTGCGGGATCAGTGCTGAAGATCGTAGTCGCATCTTTGACCCATTTTTTACGACCAAGGCCCCGGGCTGCGGCACCGGTTTGGGGCTCTCGATCTGCCACCGTCTGATTGAAGAAGTTGGTGGGATGATCGAGGTCTATTCTGAACCCGGCAAGGGGAGTCGTTTTAAGGTTTTACTCCCGGCATCGGATATAACCTAG
- a CDS encoding GspH/FimT family pseudopilin — protein sequence MIKHQATAKTQHGPWSARAAGFTLIELIVVLVIIGIAAAIAIPSFNGFLASSDVTSATNDLVSALNLARSEAVTRGVNVTVCKSADQATCTTANTWAQGWIVFADLNGNGVVDAGEIVRVYQGAGGNTTMVGGASVADRVTYSSTGFPNPMLAGTAAQLTITVTSGSRTLQVISSTTGRVRTATP from the coding sequence ATGATTAAACATCAAGCGACAGCTAAGACTCAACATGGACCCTGGTCAGCAAGAGCCGCCGGATTCACCTTAATCGAACTGATCGTCGTCCTGGTGATTATCGGGATCGCAGCGGCGATCGCTATCCCCAGCTTTAATGGGTTTTTAGCGAGTAGCGATGTGACGTCTGCCACTAATGATCTGGTCTCAGCGCTGAATCTGGCGCGGAGTGAAGCGGTGACGCGGGGCGTAAATGTCACGGTTTGCAAGAGCGCTGATCAGGCGACCTGTACCACCGCCAATACCTGGGCGCAGGGGTGGATCGTCTTTGCTGATCTTAATGGTAACGGGGTCGTTGATGCCGGGGAAATCGTGCGTGTTTATCAGGGCGCTGGAGGCAACACCACCATGGTTGGCGGGGCTTCAGTGGCTGATCGTGTAACCTATTCAAGCACAGGCTTCCCAAATCCGATGCTTGCCGGGACGGCAGCCCAGTTAACCATCACGGTGACCTCGGGCAGTCGTACCTTACAAGTCATTTCGAGCACAACCGGCCGTGTCCGGACGGCTACGCCATAG
- the pilV gene encoding type IV pilus modification protein PilV — protein MMIKGEKNNQGFTLIEVLVALIILSIGLLGVAGMQISSMRGNHNAYLRSEALQYAYEVADMMRANRTAAISSNGTINYTITATQDPATLLKTGIALTDLQEWRRGLTGASNPASGLPGGQGAIAVVANADNTWTVTITVSWAEGRLADDTTPSVVVETKL, from the coding sequence ATGATGATTAAAGGCGAAAAGAACAATCAGGGATTTACCCTTATCGAAGTTTTGGTGGCGCTGATTATCCTGTCAATCGGTCTGCTTGGGGTTGCCGGCATGCAGATCAGCAGTATGCGAGGAAATCATAACGCCTACTTGCGTTCCGAGGCATTGCAATATGCCTACGAAGTTGCGGATATGATGCGGGCCAACCGCACCGCCGCAATCAGTTCCAACGGCACCATAAACTATACAATTACTGCGACTCAAGACCCGGCCACGCTTTTAAAAACCGGCATTGCGCTAACGGACCTCCAAGAATGGCGGCGTGGGCTTACGGGGGCAAGTAATCCCGCATCCGGGTTGCCTGGTGGACAGGGCGCCATTGCGGTGGTTGCCAACGCCGATAATACCTGGACCGTGACCATTACCGTGTCCTGGGCTGAGGGGCGCTTAGCTGATGACACAACGCCATCTGTCGTAGTGGAGACCAAGTTATGA
- a CDS encoding PilW family protein, whose translation MMCLKKKKMGQGGMSLVELLVALTISLVLLAGVYQVFTGSTTSNRENEQFARLQENARFAMEILGREIRVAGYSGCSNTLPVNNLNPAGTGYIAQFLDFANGVQGNNWNGAGWTPAIDATVITNAVNGSDILTVRSLDRTDRIEITGSNINSANLAVVARNSINQGEIVIVSDCRGGDIFQVTNNNTSATLAHGVSTNPGNLSPNLSKGYNAGAEVFKFRSQIFYIRNNPAGVPSLYRLRWDGTTGAFGTMVAEELVQGVENMQVRYGIDTNGDRQVDSYVTAAGVANWTQVVAVRVGLLFQSDINGKTPVDTSSYDLDGDGVNEFNPPDERRMRRVFKTTIAIRNRVS comes from the coding sequence ATGATGTGCCTGAAAAAGAAGAAAATGGGACAAGGCGGCATGTCTCTGGTCGAGTTGCTGGTCGCTTTAACCATAAGTCTTGTGCTGCTGGCCGGGGTCTATCAGGTGTTTACCGGGAGTACGACCAGTAATCGTGAAAATGAACAGTTTGCCCGGCTGCAGGAAAACGCGCGTTTTGCCATGGAGATCTTGGGGCGTGAAATCCGGGTCGCCGGGTACTCGGGATGTTCAAATACCCTCCCTGTAAATAATCTGAATCCGGCAGGAACCGGATACATCGCGCAATTCCTTGATTTCGCGAATGGAGTTCAGGGGAACAACTGGAATGGTGCGGGCTGGACCCCGGCGATTGATGCCACCGTCATTACCAATGCGGTCAATGGCAGCGATATCCTCACCGTGCGGAGCCTCGATAGGACTGACCGCATTGAAATAACGGGGAGTAATATCAATTCCGCCAATTTGGCCGTCGTCGCGCGAAACAGCATCAACCAGGGCGAAATTGTCATTGTCAGTGATTGTCGGGGCGGGGATATCTTCCAAGTCACAAATAACAATACTTCGGCGACACTGGCCCATGGCGTCTCAACCAACCCTGGAAACCTCTCCCCCAATCTGAGCAAGGGGTACAATGCCGGTGCAGAAGTTTTCAAGTTCCGCAGTCAGATTTTTTATATCCGCAATAATCCCGCCGGGGTGCCTTCCCTGTATCGCTTGCGTTGGGATGGGACGACCGGTGCTTTTGGGACCATGGTCGCCGAGGAGTTGGTTCAGGGCGTTGAAAATATGCAGGTACGCTATGGCATAGATACAAATGGCGACCGGCAGGTTGATTCTTATGTTACCGCCGCCGGCGTAGCAAATTGGACCCAGGTTGTGGCAGTGAGGGTTGGTTTACTTTTTCAGAGTGATATCAACGGGAAAACCCCGGTTGATACCTCGTCTTATGATCTGGATGGTGACGGAGTTAATGAATTTAATCCCCCGGATGAACGGCGGATGCGCCGGGTTTTCAAGACGACCATTGCGATAAGGAACAGGGTGTCATGA
- a CDS encoding pilus assembly PilX family protein: MMRTVKKNPIDNQRGIVLVAGLMILVILSLLGITTMQTSTIEEKMANNMGQRQLAFQSAEAGLRQAEARLTGLGGIDPTLPILTPASPGATPLWNTANRWSGANSSVGSGILGVTEQPRYIVEKVAELPVGDEVLDADAVVATNTMYRVTARGVGAINTAEVILQITHLQ; the protein is encoded by the coding sequence ATGATGAGGACTGTGAAGAAGAATCCCATCGATAATCAACGTGGAATTGTGCTGGTCGCAGGTTTAATGATTCTGGTTATTCTTTCCCTGTTGGGCATTACGACCATGCAGACCTCCACCATTGAAGAAAAAATGGCCAACAATATGGGGCAGCGGCAACTGGCTTTTCAATCCGCCGAAGCTGGGTTGCGTCAGGCTGAGGCCCGCTTGACCGGCTTGGGCGGCATCGACCCGACTCTGCCGATTCTGACACCTGCGTCCCCCGGCGCGACCCCGTTGTGGAATACGGCAAATCGTTGGAGCGGTGCCAACTCAAGCGTCGGTTCAGGCATTTTAGGTGTGACGGAACAGCCGCGTTATATCGTGGAGAAGGTAGCTGAACTGCCCGTCGGCGACGAAGTGCTTGACGCTGATGCCGTGGTGGCAACCAACACCATGTACCGCGTGACCGCCCGCGGGGTTGGCGCCATTAACACCGCTGAGGTGATCCTGCAGATCACCCACCTGCAATAG
- a CDS encoding PilC/PilY family type IV pilus protein — MKKRTEILRLLSISVLLCLLSVTQSFAGICSIINAGTLIEAEHFTSFGDNFKTKTNGSASNSSFLEAISSSDYSNPPSGTPVSFQVDFPAGTYPQTYRLVVRGDGRHSGSKDSIWYGVDGTATGNLNFNSSNGWKWSSTRQNYGSNPADIVITSAGTHTLNFWTREKGFYFDSFVLTTDLTVTSYSDSVKVPPGVTAVDPTDPGNNSCGSVVVDPDTDGDGYTDSNDCAPLNPAIHPGAAECLITGLGDGIDNNCNTVVDEGCLTDNDGDGVTSSLDCNDNDPAIYPGHLELCHDGKDNDCDGFVDMADPDCDVDGDGYTTDQGDCRDDRADIHPGAVEICGDLIDNDCNGTVDDGCDTTAITDSGLISQIPLTLKNPAKPQVMLDMSNDQQLYFAAYSEYGDLNQDGIPDGTYIHAIDYFGYFDAHKCYVYDTGAGYFSPVSITADKYCAGGSSKEWSGNFLNWASTARIDAVRKILYGGNRSTDTSALTVLERSYLPNDAHSWVKYYSGTDIAKLTPFAVGSLPKTATSTSSVAIGGGSKTFTTTFLPAEVRVGDQLIISKTIDPSQFYMRGAVTKISGSDVQVDVSDFAGSGTNAAWTLSNQTRKGITLCNTTLATSGYSQDVTAAPLIRVANGDYSLWTANERWQCRWDGEKSVDNGNDIGLTGITANKKTPVRGDVALSVSGLSVAGDYAARVKVCDSTLLGNEKCRQYPSGDYKPVGLLQVHGENDNLEFGLMTGSYKKNKSGGVLRKNISSISDEINVTTDGTFTAAPSAGSIIATLNKLRLYGYNQSTGTYNDSGSGDNCSWGLSSFTDGNCSNWGNPQSEIFLESLRYFAGKTANSAFTFSGDDKLAGLTTATWSDPLSDKNYCSSLNIIDFNASMASYDSDQLSSVSDLNTTLSAAEMTDTVGAGESINGNTWLVGESGTNNNQLCTAKTVASLGDVQGICPEAPRLSGSYAIAGLAHQAFTHDIRAALQGEQTVKTFGVSLAAAVPQIDIPVPGYPAKSISIMPACRNTSLSPNANCNIVSFKPIYFNKTTGSGKFFIQWEDSEQGGDYDQDMSGFLGYKIDSSTLKIEVTTDVFSQSTGNRLGFGYIISGTRYVDGTTSSGEGFHVHSGINGFSYVDGSGAQDCSAGCNSAEDATSQTYTISGTPSGRLESPLYYAAKWGGYNKKNTSLTFPTDTASWDADGDGQPDNYFYATNPSQLEASLGKVFTDLAEVNSSSAAVASNSTQLQTGTTIYQAKFNSADWSGEFLGIGLTKSTSGAVVTNQIWNAENHFPTPANRNIFTFNPSATSAPYGSLFTWATLTTGQQLLLNTSIAGANDGMGAQRVAFFRGDRTVERQNGGTLRDRNKVLGDIINSDPVYVGTPDYGYAKLPGTEGTSYTSFRAGSSYGTRTRMVYVGSNDGMLHAFNAETGAETFAYVPNSVINLMPRLTATNYGTQQNGHHFMVDGAPKPGDAYFGGAWHTVLLGSTGAGGRTVFALDVTDPGSYSTSNVMWEITPQTRDASSNFVYADLGYTIPQPTIGRLSSGEWVAFISNGYHSTNGKAVLYVVDLATGLPLATAYGTIDVGVGDSLTPNGLSTPVPVDENGDKIVDYVYAGDLLGNLWKFDFTDALPSKWGVAYKTGGTTPAPLFTAKGPNGEVQPITVRPAVGRLPSTNQIMIWFGTGKFFDSNDNVIDPVVANRPVQTFYGILDEGSAQTYTSRSTILQPQTILFEGKVPIPSSSPTAYYFDGRAIRVLSQNSVYYGSGTGHKSGWYLDLTSPNTPTKRGERVVEQAILDNGKIIFVTLIPSDSPCVSGGSSWLLEMDPFSGGRLPAPIYDANNDNNIDNGDKVTVNIGGTDIQVPVTGLESSEGIIQSPKVLNDDSAANSDGTGTQVKVFSGSTGNLMFQKEKGGSLSSKGRQSWRQIK; from the coding sequence ATGAAAAAGCGAACAGAAATTTTACGGTTGTTGAGCATCAGTGTGTTGCTCTGCCTGTTGAGCGTAACGCAGTCTTTCGCCGGAATCTGCTCCATCATCAACGCCGGAACTCTCATTGAAGCCGAACATTTCACAAGCTTTGGCGATAATTTTAAGACCAAGACGAATGGTTCAGCCAGCAACAGTAGTTTTCTAGAAGCGATTTCAAGTTCAGATTATAGCAACCCTCCGTCGGGGACGCCGGTGAGTTTTCAGGTTGACTTCCCGGCAGGAACCTATCCTCAAACCTACCGTCTGGTAGTTCGTGGAGATGGTCGTCACAGTGGCAGTAAGGATTCGATCTGGTATGGGGTCGATGGAACCGCGACGGGTAATTTGAACTTCAACTCTTCCAATGGCTGGAAGTGGAGCAGCACCCGCCAGAACTATGGGAGCAACCCGGCAGATATCGTGATCACCTCGGCCGGAACGCATACCCTGAATTTTTGGACACGTGAAAAGGGTTTCTATTTCGATTCGTTTGTCCTTACCACGGACCTGACCGTCACCTCCTACTCAGACAGTGTTAAGGTGCCACCTGGCGTAACGGCGGTCGACCCGACCGATCCCGGGAATAACAGTTGCGGCTCTGTGGTTGTTGACCCGGATACCGACGGGGATGGCTATACCGATTCAAATGATTGCGCGCCCTTGAACCCGGCCATTCATCCAGGCGCCGCAGAATGTCTGATTACCGGTCTGGGTGATGGCATCGACAACAACTGCAACACGGTGGTCGATGAAGGGTGTCTGACAGATAACGATGGTGATGGCGTCACCAGTTCCCTCGATTGTAATGATAACGACCCGGCAATTTATCCGGGGCATCTCGAGCTGTGCCACGACGGCAAGGATAATGACTGCGACGGGTTCGTCGATATGGCCGACCCGGATTGTGACGTCGATGGCGATGGCTACACCACCGACCAGGGCGATTGCCGTGATGATCGTGCCGACATTCACCCCGGTGCGGTGGAGATCTGTGGTGACCTGATCGATAACGACTGCAACGGGACCGTTGATGATGGTTGTGATACCACCGCGATTACCGACAGCGGCCTGATTTCCCAGATTCCACTCACCCTGAAGAACCCGGCCAAGCCTCAGGTTATGCTTGATATGTCGAACGATCAGCAGCTGTATTTTGCGGCGTACAGCGAATACGGTGACCTCAACCAGGATGGCATTCCTGATGGAACCTATATCCACGCCATCGATTACTTCGGCTACTTTGACGCTCACAAATGCTATGTCTACGATACGGGCGCCGGCTACTTCAGTCCCGTTTCGATCACAGCGGACAAGTATTGCGCCGGGGGCAGCAGCAAAGAATGGAGTGGCAACTTCCTCAACTGGGCATCGACTGCCCGCATTGATGCCGTGCGTAAGATCCTCTATGGCGGTAATCGCTCAACCGATACCTCTGCCCTGACAGTTCTCGAGCGCAGCTATCTGCCGAATGATGCCCATAGCTGGGTGAAGTATTACAGCGGCACTGATATCGCCAAACTGACCCCCTTTGCCGTCGGCAGTCTGCCCAAGACCGCTACCAGCACAAGTTCAGTGGCCATCGGCGGCGGGAGCAAGACCTTCACCACCACCTTTTTGCCGGCCGAAGTCAGGGTGGGCGATCAGTTGATCATCAGTAAGACCATCGATCCAAGCCAGTTTTACATGCGTGGCGCAGTGACCAAAATTTCCGGTTCGGACGTACAGGTCGATGTCAGTGATTTTGCCGGCAGCGGGACCAATGCCGCCTGGACCCTGAGCAACCAGACCCGCAAGGGGATCACCCTGTGTAATACCACGCTCGCAACCTCCGGCTATTCGCAGGACGTCACGGCCGCACCCTTAATTCGGGTTGCGAATGGCGACTACAGTCTCTGGACTGCCAACGAGCGCTGGCAGTGTCGCTGGGACGGTGAAAAAAGTGTTGATAACGGAAACGATATCGGCCTCACCGGGATAACCGCCAACAAAAAAACTCCGGTTCGGGGAGACGTGGCTCTGAGTGTTTCCGGGCTCAGTGTGGCGGGTGATTATGCTGCACGGGTGAAGGTTTGTGACAGCACGCTACTCGGCAACGAAAAATGTCGCCAGTATCCGTCTGGAGATTACAAACCGGTCGGACTGTTGCAGGTGCATGGCGAGAATGACAATCTGGAATTCGGGCTGATGACCGGCAGCTACAAAAAGAATAAGTCGGGCGGGGTGCTGCGCAAGAATATCAGTTCAATCAGCGATGAGATAAATGTTACCACCGATGGGACCTTTACGGCCGCGCCTTCCGCTGGCTCGATCATTGCGACCCTTAATAAACTGCGTCTTTATGGCTATAATCAGTCCACGGGGACATACAATGATAGTGGCAGCGGTGATAATTGTTCCTGGGGCCTGAGCTCGTTTACCGATGGTAACTGCAGCAACTGGGGGAACCCGCAGTCGGAAATCTTCCTTGAGAGTCTGCGTTATTTTGCCGGCAAAACCGCTAACAGCGCGTTTACCTTTAGCGGTGACGACAAGCTTGCCGGGCTGACGACCGCGACCTGGAGTGATCCTCTCAGCGACAAAAACTATTGTTCATCGCTGAACATCATCGACTTCAACGCCAGCATGGCGTCTTACGACAGCGACCAGCTCTCCAGCGTTTCTGATCTCAACACCACTTTGAGCGCTGCAGAAATGACCGATACTGTTGGCGCCGGTGAGTCGATTAATGGCAATACCTGGCTGGTCGGAGAATCAGGCACAAACAACAACCAGCTATGCACAGCTAAGACGGTTGCTTCTCTTGGTGATGTTCAGGGGATTTGCCCCGAGGCACCACGCTTGTCCGGCTCTTATGCGATTGCCGGGCTCGCTCATCAGGCCTTTACTCACGATATCCGCGCCGCGTTACAGGGAGAGCAAACGGTCAAAACCTTTGGCGTGTCTTTAGCGGCGGCGGTGCCGCAGATCGATATTCCGGTTCCGGGCTACCCTGCCAAATCGATTTCGATCATGCCCGCTTGTCGGAATACGAGCCTGTCGCCAAATGCAAACTGCAATATCGTCAGTTTCAAGCCGATCTATTTTAACAAGACCACCGGTTCCGGAAAATTCTTTATCCAGTGGGAGGATAGCGAGCAGGGCGGGGACTACGACCAGGACATGAGCGGTTTTCTGGGCTATAAAATCGACTCATCAACCCTGAAGATTGAGGTCACGACCGATGTTTTTTCTCAGTCGACAGGTAATAGGCTGGGCTTCGGATATATTATCAGCGGAACCAGATATGTTGATGGCACGACCAGCTCCGGTGAAGGTTTCCATGTGCACTCCGGGATCAATGGATTCAGCTATGTAGATGGATCGGGGGCACAGGATTGTAGCGCGGGGTGTAATAGCGCGGAGGATGCCACATCACAGACCTATACAATCTCGGGAACTCCGAGCGGTCGTCTCGAATCACCCCTTTATTACGCCGCCAAATGGGGGGGCTATAACAAGAAAAATACCAGCCTGACCTTTCCGACCGACACGGCCTCCTGGGATGCCGATGGGGACGGACAACCGGATAACTATTTTTATGCGACCAACCCCAGTCAACTCGAAGCAAGCCTCGGTAAGGTTTTCACTGATCTTGCCGAAGTCAACTCGTCGTCGGCGGCGGTTGCCAGTAATTCGACCCAGCTTCAGACCGGTACGACCATCTATCAGGCCAAATTTAACAGCGCTGACTGGTCAGGAGAGTTTCTCGGTATTGGTTTGACCAAGAGCACCAGTGGTGCAGTCGTCACCAATCAGATCTGGAACGCCGAAAATCATTTTCCGACGCCGGCGAATCGGAATATCTTTACCTTTAATCCCAGCGCGACTTCAGCGCCTTACGGAAGTCTCTTTACCTGGGCTACGTTGACGACGGGACAACAGCTGTTGCTGAATACCAGCATCGCTGGAGCCAATGATGGAATGGGTGCACAACGCGTGGCATTTTTCCGCGGTGACCGCACCGTTGAACGCCAGAATGGGGGCACCTTGCGCGATCGCAATAAGGTGTTGGGTGACATCATCAATTCCGATCCGGTCTACGTCGGAACCCCGGACTACGGATACGCCAAACTTCCCGGTACAGAAGGGACGAGCTACACCAGTTTTCGCGCTGGAAGCAGCTATGGAACGCGGACGAGAATGGTCTATGTTGGCAGTAACGACGGGATGCTTCACGCATTCAATGCGGAAACTGGAGCAGAGACATTTGCGTATGTACCAAATTCTGTAATCAATCTCATGCCTCGGCTCACCGCCACCAACTATGGAACGCAACAGAACGGCCACCATTTTATGGTCGATGGCGCGCCGAAGCCTGGCGACGCTTATTTCGGCGGTGCCTGGCACACCGTTTTGCTCGGTTCTACTGGAGCCGGCGGGAGAACGGTTTTCGCGCTGGACGTGACTGATCCTGGAAGTTATTCCACCAGCAATGTCATGTGGGAAATCACTCCGCAGACGAGAGATGCCTCAAGCAATTTTGTTTATGCCGACCTGGGCTATACCATTCCGCAACCGACAATCGGTCGTCTGTCGAGCGGCGAGTGGGTGGCTTTTATCAGCAATGGTTACCATAGTACAAATGGCAAGGCTGTCCTTTATGTGGTTGACCTGGCGACCGGCCTGCCGCTGGCAACCGCTTATGGAACCATTGATGTCGGGGTTGGTGATTCCCTGACCCCGAACGGCCTCAGTACCCCAGTCCCGGTGGATGAGAATGGCGACAAGATTGTCGACTATGTCTATGCCGGCGATCTGCTCGGTAATCTGTGGAAGTTTGATTTCACCGATGCGCTCCCCAGCAAATGGGGGGTTGCCTATAAAACGGGGGGGACCACCCCGGCGCCGTTGTTCACGGCGAAAGGACCCAATGGTGAAGTTCAGCCGATTACGGTTCGTCCTGCGGTTGGTCGTCTGCCGAGCACAAACCAGATTATGATCTGGTTCGGGACTGGAAAGTTCTTTGACAGCAACGATAATGTTATTGACCCGGTTGTGGCGAATCGTCCGGTGCAGACCTTCTATGGCATTCTTGATGAGGGATCCGCGCAGACATACACCAGTCGCAGTACTATTCTGCAGCCACAGACGATTCTCTTTGAGGGGAAGGTTCCGATTCCATCGTCGAGCCCTACAGCGTACTATTTTGATGGTCGCGCCATCCGGGTGCTCTCACAAAATTCTGTGTATTATGGTAGCGGAACAGGGCATAAGTCGGGTTGGTATCTCGACTTGACATCCCCGAATACTCCAACTAAACGCGGTGAGCGTGTTGTTGAACAGGCCATTTTGGACAATGGAAAGATTATTTTCGTAACCCTGATACCCTCTGATAGCCCCTGCGTTTCGGGCGGTTCAAGTTGGCTGCTGGAGATGGATCCGTTCTCTGGTGGTCGGCTCCCAGCCCCGATTTATGATGCCAACAATGATAATAATATCGACAATGGTGACAAGGTGACGGTTAATATTGGCGGGACCGACATTCAAGTTCCGGTGACCGGTCTTGAATCGAGTGAAGGGATCATCCAGTCGCCGAAGGTTCTTAACGATGATTCCGCTGCCAACTCTGATGGGACTGGAACCCAGGTGAAAGTGTTCTCCGGTTCGACCGGTAACCTGATGTTCCAGAAAGAAAAGGGCGGAAGTTTGTCGTCAAAAGGGCGACAATCCTGGCGACAAATAAAGTAA
- a CDS encoding type IV pilin protein yields the protein MFGNEKGFTLIELMIVIGILGILAAIAIPVYSGYRHNAYRAAAKAALVEGAQNMERYFTRKNEYKDAKVGDPATGDQVLQTTEGGKYTLTFQPGSVTTAATTTTFTIRATPSFTDKCGYLEITQTGAKTSEIAANCW from the coding sequence ATGTTTGGAAATGAAAAAGGTTTTACCCTAATCGAATTGATGATTGTGATTGGTATCCTTGGAATTCTGGCCGCGATAGCAATCCCGGTCTATTCAGGATATAGACACAATGCTTACCGCGCTGCTGCTAAAGCGGCTTTGGTAGAGGGTGCCCAAAATATGGAGCGCTATTTTACTCGAAAAAACGAGTATAAGGACGCAAAGGTGGGTGATCCTGCTACAGGGGATCAAGTGTTACAGACAACGGAGGGGGGGAAGTACACGCTGACATTTCAGCCAGGAAGTGTCACTACGGCGGCCACGACAACGACTTTTACGATCAGGGCGACCCCCTCTTTCACGGATAAGTGTGGCTATCTGGAAATTACCCAAACTGGAGCAAAAACTTCAGAGATTGCTGCTAATTGTTGGTAG